The segment ACCACTGTGGTCCATAAGCACGCCCGTCCTGAAGGGCTTTCAACACCAGCAGGTGGCACTCTCTGTAGCGCAGCAGCAAGTCAGCATCAGCTCCACTTGTTGCATCCAGAAGACCCTCCACAGCCTGGAAAACACAGAGCAATGAGCAAATCGACAACAATCCACCAGTAAGAGGTTCGCTCTTTGTTGCGCAATTTCACAAAACGAAAGCAATGAGCATTGAGACAGATCAGCTGGTCAGAGAGTGTCTGAAAGTAGTAAAACGTCTACCCAACATAGGATATATACAAGGTATCCTACCTTCTGCAGGAGGCCAAGTGCAGCAATCCCATCCCTGGAGTTCCTGGCTAAAGCCACAGCTTCCAGTAAACTACGCAGGCCTTGGGTCAGAGGATTCATGGCAAGCGCTGGAGGAATGGCATGAAGATGCTGCTCCAAGTCTGCTATGCACTTATCATAGATCTGAGCCACGTCGTCAGTGGCCCATGCCTGGttctaaaattcaaaaataaatcacaaccCGAGTTtagaaactataaaacaaagaGACCTCTCATTTATAGGCTGTAATAGTTTTTCCCCCtcatatatttaaaatagaaacaaaaacatagacATCAATAGGCTGAGCTAATTTTTAACATTCTGGTCAAGTCTggcctttttaaattattaagcATGCAGAAACCTTTGAACTTTCCTTTTACTGACACCATTTTAGTTCTTACGTTTTGTTTTGGGATGGTCACGGGAGATAAATTCACCTTCATGGGCTGAGCCAAAAAGCCAGTGGGTTGAGAGAGATCGTTGCTTGGTAAGAAACCTGGAATGTTCCTGGCAAACTCCTCGTAAACAGCCAGCTGTTTGGGGTCCACTCCTCCCACCTGAACATggataagcattttttttttactcaacagGTGCATGGAACACCTGGACAGCtgacaaagaaaactgaactgCAGAACAGGTTGACCCAGGTTAGACCAACTGTGAGCTTTACAGCTTTATTTGCTCAttttgctgtgatttttaaCGACCGTTTTCCAGGAATCTTACCTTGAGTCTGATCTGTTCAGGCATACGTTCAGCCTGGTAAGTCAGAACAACGGGATCACAGTAACGACGACCTTCTTGGCGAGCGTGCTTCCTCAGTTCAAACTCCTAGTGCACAGACCAAATGAAGACATTACAAGGTAAATGTTACGGTTGGACAAAAGGCTAAAATGTTCCCTTCTCTGCAACAGTCAGTCCAACAACCAACTCGAAGCAAACCGGGGAGCACTACGACCTGGATCAGCGCCAAAATTTATTGCCTCGTTTTTtatgacaaccccaacatttcctgaaaatctcgTTAAAAGACGACCGAACGGACAAACCACCGGCACCGAAGACATGCCCtccatcacaaaacaaaacgcataattatgttttgtttcaggcCATCAAAAAGCACAATAACCACAGGGCGAAGTAGCTTTATCTGGCGTGTCATTATTATGTCTTGGTTCATCGTAAAATTGTACCACAGCTCATTTCAGTAATTTTAGTATGAGTTTCAAAAGAGATCCTGTTTTTAAGTGACAGTTTcaattttttgttctttacttCCACAGCTGTCACACACAGTggcttgtgattttttttttctcaaatcatTAGGCTACTTTCAAAATATTCTTTAGGCTGCTGTATTTCGTCATTCATCACCCTTCCCACAAAATTTACCAAAACATTctgttaatttaaaactaaaattacgCAGAAaggaataattttatttcattttagcaATAAAATGACTGCTGTCAGACGCCTAAAAGAAAGTCGTTGTGGAACTGGATGAGGTGGATTTTATCTAAGATGATCAGGATATATTTCAGCAAGTTAAAGCTTTGATTTGAATcgaacttttatttaaaggtcAAAACTCTTGAATATGAAAATTAAACCagctaaaaatggaaaaaaatataccttgcatgcataaaaaaaaccttgaaaacaaaacacctatTGTTGAGGGACATCAAACGTTGACATATTCATCCAATCACCCAAACCTAGTAAACAGGTTTTACACAAAAGCATCACGTTTGGAGATTATAAAATCACGTAGTCAATTCTATATTTGAACATGTGAGAGCTGTATGAATCGCCGAACCACCAACATTAAAAACCTCACCGTGGCTAGTCTCTTGTCCATTTCAGGGCCAGCCTTCTCCACAGCAGTTTTCTGAATGAAGCAGCAGGCTAACTCACAGTTGTCTTGGGCAATTCTGGCAGCAGCCTCTTCCATCATCTCTCTCTGCTGGGGAGTTGGTGCCTGAGCAAAATAAAGCAAGAATAATGCACAAAGGAAGTTTGATAAGAAACATACTTATAACgtgggtgattttttttgttttaacaatttaaacaatttatgcAATTAGAAAGCTGATTAAGCCCACGTGTAGGTGTTCAGTTTACCCTAAGTGCAGCAGCGAAGCTGTTCTTCAGATTGGTGGCGATGCTCATGAGCAAAGGCTCACGACATGTGATCATGGCCATGCCAGCAGTCAGGTTTCTCATCATGTGATGTGCTGCTACACGCATGCGGGACTCCTCTGAATCCAGGGCAAAATCCTTCCTGATGATTTGTTCACAGGTTGTCATTGCAATCTTGATCGAGCGATCTACCACAGGATGCACAAGCTCCTGGACTGCCCGCTCCACGGACTGCCGCACACATTGTTTCAGCTGAGGATGAGCCTGCAGCAGAGGGATCTGAGCAGAAGGAAGGATGCAGGAGAGAGAAGTCCAAGAAGACATCCAAGAAACATTCTTACAAATGAAATCTGAAGATCAGTCAAATACATACAAGCCTTGGAAAGAATAataacactaaaaaacaaaacgtgcaCACTGCACAGCAATATAATTTTATGGACGCGCCTATTATTTGCACTCGTGTAGTTCAGTTGAAGACAACTGACATCTTTTTCTACCAGTAATCTGTACTCGAGGAACGCCTTTGTTTTTGCATCCACTGACATAATACTTACATTGACATTTATATTGATGTGTGGCGCCAGGCCGGCCAGGGAATACACGTTGATGTCATGGTAACTGAACTGCGGCGTGGGCGGCCCGGTGGTTGTGCACGTGGTGGTGGTTGCAGCTGGAGTAGAGGTGGGAGCTGCAAATGGAACAAAGTCTCCTGTTGGTcacaaaatgctaatttaacCACAATTAATTAGGACCACACAAAAGtaacaataaactcaaattaaaacttaatttattaTAGTTTTGCCACAAATGATTTTACTGAGAAgctttcttattttaaaaatgcaactttGGGTGCCACAGTACGTATTAGAtgtgtgtttaacatttttcagaAGACCGAGGAGAGGAAAAGTCCGGGTCCTGCagcatattttaatttaaaacaacaccaaaaacatgTCTCTCCAGATTTTTAGGGTCCCTCGGCTTTGGAAAGACTGTCATTGCTCTGACCCCAAAAAGTCAAACCACTCAGTCCCTGGATGTCTCAGGGACTCGGGGCCTTTGAACAGATTGTCCCAATAATTGTGATCAACTTTGGACAGAAGGACCTCTGTAACAAAGCCACAGAAACGTTTGTGAGATCACTTTTAATTGATTTCCTGTCTGCTTGTGCTGAGAAAATTCAGCACTTTTATGGTCTGGACTCTAGCCTCATATGTTGGCTCGTGGACTTCCTAACTGTTACGTCCCAGCAGACTGGCGTCAACGGGGTTGTCTCTGATGTCTGATGTCCGATGTCCTTCTGTCCTCTACCCTTACGCTCCCCTCAGctgtgttgttttggttttgtcttttttattagttttatttactaaCGACTGTCACAGCCAGTATCCACAGCGTCACATTTAATTTGCTGATGACTCAGTCAGCAGCGATGACcctgggggtcaaaggtcagggtcatCACTGAATGGCGTGAGTCTTTAAAGACAAATGCCTCAAAGACAACGAAGATGGTCGCCGATTTTAGAAAAGGCTCTTCAGTTGTCTTTCTTGTGGTTAATGGTGAATATGTTGAAATTGTGCACCAgtactgacctttgacctgcatgTGGACTCATTTTGTTTGAAAGCTGATCAGAGAAGGTATTTCAGTGGAATGCTCTGTGGTGTTAATATGAATTTGTGTTTTGAGTCCTTATAAACTTCCGTGTGCTGGCTGGGACTTTTATCATGTAAGATTGTTGAACTTGAACTTACAAAGAATTGAGCTGAAAATATTTTCCTTAAAACAGTAATACAAAGTCACAACAACTTGACAAAACAGTGGTAGGTGATcgttaaacttttcattttgatCACAATAGTTTCATGATTCTGACATGAAATCCACTTGTCGCGATGGAtggaatgatggatggatgaccgACGGCGAACACACATTTACTAAGATGGGGGAAGCGCCGGgtgagttacgccatcatatgCGAATGGACTGTGGATGCCCGGCTAAGGTTTCTGCTTTAACCGTTGTCTGAGCTATCGAGAAAGCCGGCATTCATTGCCGAACAGCCCGCTGGCAACGAGACTGACTCCGATAACgatgagagggaacctagcatgttttcccagctgttcaattcagacagaagatgaggactttgacggatttgtggaagaagagaTAAtattaatatgtaaaataattgttacacaGTAGAACAGTAACATGCGtcttataatccggtgcgccttataataTGATATGTAACATATAATATGGTACTTATTTTAGCCTGTcagaatatttgaaaaacaaattaatgtgGAGCAACAACCTGTGGTAGAAACTGGTAGCATCTCCTCTggaggttttgtttctttctttggtgcagacagctgctcctccaggttcttcagcttctctttgtccTTCAGCAGGTTTCCTGGCTTCAGATCATTGATGTCCAGAGATAAGTTCTTACACAGAACTTCAATCTCAAACTTTAGGTTCAGCTACAGTAAAAAGACCAGAATATCGTCATTATTACCTCAATCCTCaatgatacatttttatttagttcaagTTTGAACTAACATAtagatgttctgtttttttttttatatctttggtagttttgatggtttgtttatatttgctcTGATATGTTTTATCACATTCAAGTAGCTCAATAACTTACATATGATTAGTTCAAATTGTCATAATTTCCAATATTGTTAAGGCAAAAGCTGTGATCCTGTTTTTAATGACTAGGCCTTTAGCTTCGAGTACCAGATCTGACATGCAAGCAGCTTAAAGGCAGTCAACTGTTACCTTGAGGTCGTGTTCTTGATGCAATTCAGCAAGAACATTCATGATGGCCATGGTCCATGGATTCTGAGGTCTGAAAACCTGCAGCATACAAAACCAACTCAAACTAAAACTTCAATAAACATCACATTGTCCAAATTCTGGCCAATTTTCTCCAGCTGCATTTATGGGGAAATAAAACAACGTCATGTGTAAGGCCAATAAAATACTGGAAACTTTTTGACTGTGCAGGGGTACAAACATTAGCAGGGAGATGTCTCTTTGTGTCCGTTTGGCTCACCATGCTACGCAGACTGGACTCCAAGACTTTGGCCACAAACGGAACAACATAAAGCAGCTCCTGCTGGCCTTTCACGTAAGCTTCCAGCAGCAGAGATTTCAGTTCCAGATCCTGGGAAATTGGTGTGTTAGACAACGTTGCAGTAAATTATTTCCCAACACAATCAACAAACTTAAAACTCATTCTTACCGTATAAAGAATTGGCTTGTTTTTGGCCAGTGTTATCATGCCCAACCAGTGGCCCAGGTTCTTCAGCAGGGAGCGATCAGAGAAGTTAGCAGCTGCCTTGTCTGAGGTCAGAAGtacctgtcaaaaaaaaaaaaaaggtgcaacatctgaaataaaatgatagtaaacagaacaaacttaaatgttatttattcataatcAACTTATATGGGCCATTTAAATGTCCACTTTTCCTCTCAAAACATGTCAAGACTAAAGTATGGTGGTGATCTTGTATAGGACAAGTGCTTAAAATATCCAAATTACAGGAGGCATGAACAAGAATCGGGATAAAATACTTGAAATTTAAAGTCACACAAGGTGTTAAACTACAGACTTTGCgattaatattttaccttaatatttctgtaagtttcactGAGAACCATCTTGACAAACTCTGGGTTCTTGAGGGTGTCCAAAAAGTTAGAATAGAGGCTGTGGAAGTTGGGCTCAATGCTGACACGCTTCATCACCAGGTACTGCGACACCCATGGCATAAACTCCTCTTTCACAGTCTCTTTTAACTCTTCAACCTGATAAAAAGAAGACCActtaaaatattgaaatatttaaattcatttaaattcatctgATACTGCGTTTCTCTTCCCCTTTACCTTCTGTGTCATATTGGACTGAGAAAGGTTATTAAAGATGAAAGCAATCTTCTCCTGAACAGTCTCTGGAGGTTCTACAATCCTTTCTGTTTGATCAGTGGCCACCAGCAGAGTGTCAATGTTGGTGGTGTTGATGGAAGGCTGGAAGTGTGGAAAAATATAATACACGAGCTACAGATAAACTATTCCAAGCACAAAGACGACTCATACTAGGGTTCGAGTCATTAGTAAAAAGGTCAACCTACAGGCATGTCTTTCTTGAAGGTGCTGGGTGTGGGTCTTGTGATGGTGCTGGTCTTGGctgctgtggttgtggttgtgGTGGTGGTGACCAGGGTGCTGGGCTGGCCTGGCTGTGGGGCTTTGAGGCTGGCAGGCTGCTGTGACTGGGCCTGGGCTTGAACTTGGGCCAGAGCCAGGCTTCCAGGTGTGGTGATGGAGCCCTGCATCTTCACTGGTGGGTCCCGGGACTGCTGTCCATACTCAATatactgcacacacacaatgtttaaaaatcttCAGCCATCTACATGAGGGACACATTATGTGTAgtttgaaaagacaaaacaagaagtaTTTAgtaaacagaaagacagaaacttGTTTACCTCTTGTAAATGGTGAGGAAATTGCAAAAAGTGAGCAATTGAGGCCAGGTGTTGACAATATTGAGGATAGTCCTTAagtctaaacaaataaataacagatgagtttaacagaaattaCATAAGACTTATtttggaaaaaggaaacaattcATTACCTGTTTTTGAACCTATCTAGGGCAGCAATTCCAAAGTAATACATTTTTGATCCATATGGTTTCCGTAAGGCTTCGAGAACATATCGAAGGGCCAGGCCAAGAGCCATGTAGGTCACGAGACCCTTCTCAATAATACCACCAAAGAGGCAGGCAGTGATGTGCAGCTCCTTGTCTGGGTATTGAGGGAAAAATCTGTATTCCTCAAATAAGTTTCGAAGCATGCAATTGAATACTTCTCGTTCCCGCTTGATGGTTGAGTCCTTGAACCTTTGAAGCATTTCCAGTACCTGAACGAGAGCAAGAACATTGCAGGAATTGTGCGAATTTAAAAAGCATCGATAGCATTTTAAAGTTATCCAACAGAAGAGTTAACCTCTTAATGAGAGTAACAATTCTGACCCAAAAAAACCTGTTAGAACTTACTTCATCTACAGACATAGTTGGGTGAGGTGGGTGGTTGTAGATTCGCTGGAAGTAGCTGTTCGCTTCATCATCGATCTCCTTGCTAAAGTGCTGGTTTGCCTCAGGCCACACCTGAGAAAGATCAGCTggataaggaaaaaaaacaacaacagaatgaCAGGTTTTGGTCAGATTACATACACTGGAGGAATGTGAGCACAGTTCATCATAAAAATGTAACGTTTTAGGTACCACAAAGCTGAACTGGATTAATGATTTAATACAGTGTTTCAGCTTTCCTTGTGAACTAATGCAGCAATTTTCACCActgaaaacagcatttctttgtcttttttgtctctccACAGCTAGTACATTTAACATTACTGTGTAGGTGGCAATGTGACTAGAAGTGTGGGACTTTGTGCAATCTAATACGTTTGCCATGTCAACAAACCCAACACTCGCACACACCCCAGTCATGTCCCTGGATACATAAACCCATATAGGCAGAGGGTTTTAGCCACAATCTATAAAACCTTTCTCATACactagaaatagaaaaaaaatgttaaagtggGGGTGTCAGCATAAGCAGACAAGGAATGGGAAGACTGATCTGTATTTCCTCTTTGATTATAAAAGTtgtacaacaaactgaaccaaaacaactaaaccaGAGCATTgccagctttttaaaaagctcatggtaacagatttaaaagccaaatgcaacattttaaagtaaattagttaaatttagaaataaaagtgaTATTTATACTGAGTGCGGAGGAAATACAGTGCAGAGCAGTGCATGGCAGGGCTCTCAGTCAcaccactaccaccaccaccacttaCGGGCCTTCATCTTACTCTGCTGAAAGGTGGGTGGGTTCAAGCCTGGTGTGCTTATCTTCCTGGTACCAAACGGATCGGCGCTTACTGTTGGCATTCCCAGACTAAAGCCACTGTTAGATCCGATAGCTGAGCCCAATGGAcctgaaataaagacaaaaccttttaaaatttcTATTCACTAGAGATTAACCTGCTGAACTATGACCCATTGTGTTCCACACTTAAACTAAAAGTTCAGTTACATACAAGAAACAAATAGCAGTTTCATACTTGCATTTATTTTTGGTAAGTCTCCCTCTTACTGCTCTGTGTCTGATGTGATGTAAATATTACACCACTTTAGTGCAACTACTACAACTAAATCCTGTCATGTTTTACCCAGAACAGCTACAAATACACTGACAATTTTGTTTGACTTCCTGGCTAAATGTGAACATgtttgtgcaaaagaaaaaattcaAATGTCATAGTACCAGAGTCCATACCAGGGAGCTGCGAGCTGATATTAATACCCCCGAATGGTGTGCTGGGGTTAGAGTTAGGCAGTGGAGGGAAGGCCTTTGCAGGGGACAGAGGGTTACTGAGAGCTGAACTCAGTGAAGTCTGGAAGCTCTGCATGCTCTGCGTGTGGGAGGTAGCTGTTCCACCCAGGCTCAAGGAGCTCATACCAGTCAGATGGTCCATCTGAAGAAAAGCACAGTCTAAAGTATTTAGCAGAACTGGGCAATGTTACTTTCACTAAATGTAAGGAAACTCCGAAAGTCCACCTGTGACATTCCAAATCCAAAGCACAGATTAAACATACTCATTGCAATGTACGAAATGAAagtttatcctgaactatatcaactGGTTCAGTCTGAAAGAGTTTGCTTCAGTGCTTTACCACATATATAGATAAgcatttctgaaatgcaggtccacactcaatgtaaacaaagtaatcagctgaaacagctgaaaacttgagtcatgtgattgatctacattaggctggccatagtctgtgcaggtaaacaaatatggtggaatcagaCAAGCATAGAATCTAGAAAAAGCCGTTTACATGGAAATAGAGTAAATCTGTTGCTAAACGCCAAAGCAAAGAGAAAGAACAAATCAGACAATGGCAAGGAATAAATACTGGGATCACTCAGGGTGGTGGAACACCATAAAGGCAGGGCTTAAACACACGCTGCTTTTAGGAAACTTTTTCTGGACTGTTCATTTACTGTTTCAACCTAACCcatctttttatctgcagggtttcccccagaaaagaggctgagCCTGGTGGCAGGTGGCCGTTTGCCGGCCAACTGTGATTTAGtaacaaaaagacattaaagttgacaggaaagttgaaaagaTGGTTATTCATTATGTGATATtataagatatttgtgccaaatatttacacaactagttttacaaaaaggcacttttgaaatactttttcaaacaaaagaaaatacaattaaaatttgaaaaatgaaaaagtgcaaacaggGCACCAACACGTCCAGCGcaattgtgtcactgttggcgcacgCACCCTCGTGCGGTGATCAACGCATCAAGTTGaagtgggtggaaaaaaaacggataaaaatgacgtattttacaataaacaagcggtgCTTAGCCAGGCAGCAGGGGAGGGAAAGCCTGGCTtagcccgccaggcttatagtacactgggggaaaccctgtatcTGCATAATTGACTCTGAGCGTAAATAAGTTCCAACAGatcaaaactgtcagacttCTACAGATACCATTCTTGACCTGTATTCAATCACTTCAGCTTTTTCCACAAATGCACTTGGTAGTCTTCATGACTTTGaagtgagtacctttaacttTGTTGACACCACTCTCAAAGAAATCAAGTTTTAACTGTCAAGGCATCATACCTGTACAGGTGAGATTGCGTCCAAGCTGCTAGTACTTGGGGCCCGTCCTTTGGGCATTACTCCTGGTGGTGGCTGCCGAGCTTTATTCATGACATTATTACAGTTGGCAGCCATGGTTAGGATTGTCTCTGACAAATCCTGGGACACACTcctgaaaatgaataaataaaaattctaacTGACCTATTTCTAACAACAACAATTAGTCCTGTatgcaagttgttttttttactttaataaaaatacgTATTTGAagttctgagattttttttaaaaataaagttttactcagctttaaaatttatgtttaaaaaatgtttgtgatcGATCTCTTTACAAATACAACTATAAAGGAGGAGTTTTTGCAcagcacttttttgttgttttgtatcaTCAGCTGTTGGGATTTATTGCGAAATGAACATCAATCAGAACGATAACTATAAATTATTTGAAAGtgagcattttattttctcacccAGCACAAGATTTCAAACAGGTAAGCATGGTGGTTAACGTCTCTGGGGGCAACTGGGCACTTTTGGGCTGGTCCTTGTCAGGGGCCAGACCCCCCATAATAGACGGGCAGCGCCTCTTCAGGAATGTCACACAAGCCTGGATAAAAGGCTcctaaaacaaagacagaaaagaaaacttcatCATCTTAGGACAATGTGAATAAATCATATCCGTCATCGAGAAGACATCTGGTGATAACCGAGTAATTCAGAGACTTACTCCATGCTCTCTGATTTTGTCTGTCAGCCATTTATCAAGTTTGAGGTATTCACGGCGAGAGGCAAGTGCAGCGAGGTCAATAACAAAGGCAAATGGAGTACCATTCAGCAGCATAGAGAGAGACTGGCAAAAAATAACACACATTCACTCATTGGTCACCAGAAAAGCACATTGAACAATTTCAGTAAATTGCATTGGTTAGATTAGTCAATCAAATTAACTATTTTTAGTACTTGTGTGGGTCATTTTAGGGTTAACTAGTGCTACAAACAGTTATTTGGGCTTCATTTATTactgttaaagttgttttttttaaactattctAGATTTTTGAAAAGACATACAGTttgcacagaaataaaacaaaccttcaaGTCCTGGGCCACATCCAGGATGCGAGACAGCTTAGCCTGATCATACTGCTCTCCTCTCATGTACCACTCTGCCATAGAATGCATAATTAGCTGACGAATAGAAGGAGACTGCCCCTGTTGAGTGGATGAAGGAAAATTTATAAGTTTTAGTAAGAACAGGtgttttgtgattaaaaaaatccaaacaagacAACGTACCTGTCCGTGCCATGCATAGTGCAGAATAATGGCAGAGTTGGGGTGGTTGCCCAGAAAAATAGGCATTAGGGTAGAGATGAGCTCATGGCGCAGTGTGTGCCAGGAGGTGGAGATCTGCAGGA is part of the Kryptolebias marmoratus isolate JLee-2015 linkage group LG11, ASM164957v2, whole genome shotgun sequence genome and harbors:
- the cnot1 gene encoding CCR4-NOT transcription complex subunit 1 isoform X1, whose protein sequence is MNLDSLSLALSQISYLVDNLTKKNYRASQQEIQHIVNRHGPEADRHLLRCLFSHVDFSGDGKSSGKDFHQTQFLIQECVSLISKPNFISTLCYAIDSPLHYQKSLKPSAHLFTQLSKVLKLSKVQEVIFGLALLNSSNTDLRGFAAQFIKQKLPDLLRSYVDADLGGTQEGGFQDIAIEVLHLLLSHLLFGQKGASGVGQDQIDAFLKTLCRDFPQERCPVVLAPLLYPEKRDILMDRILPDSGELAKTIMESSLADFIQEVGYGFCASLDECRNIILQYGVREVTASQVARVLGMMARTHSGLSDGIPLQSISAPGSGIWSDGKDKNDGSQAHTWNVEVLIDVVKEVNPNLNFKEVTYELDHPGFIIRDSKGLHIVVYSIQRGLGLEVFPVDLIYRPWKHAEGQFSFIQHSLMNPDVFCFADYPCHTVAIDILKAPPEDDNREIATWKSLDLVESLLRLSEVGQYEQVKQLFSFPIKHCPDMLVLALLQISTSWHTLRHELISTLMPIFLGNHPNSAIILHYAWHGQGQSPSIRQLIMHSMAEWYMRGEQYDQAKLSRILDVAQDLKSLSMLLNGTPFAFVIDLAALASRREYLKLDKWLTDKIREHGEPFIQACVTFLKRRCPSIMGGLAPDKDQPKSAQLPPETLTTMLTCLKSCAGSVSQDLSETILTMAANCNNVMNKARQPPPGVMPKGRAPSTSSLDAISPVQMDHLTGMSSLSLGGTATSHTQSMQSFQTSLSSALSNPLSPAKAFPPLPNSNPSTPFGGINISSQLPGMDSGPLGSAIGSNSGFSLGMPTVSADPFGTRKISTPGLNPPTFQQSKMKAPDLSQVWPEANQHFSKEIDDEANSYFQRIYNHPPHPTMSVDEVLEMLQRFKDSTIKREREVFNCMLRNLFEEYRFFPQYPDKELHITACLFGGIIEKGLVTYMALGLALRYVLEALRKPYGSKMYYFGIAALDRFKNRLKDYPQYCQHLASIAHFLQFPHHLQEYIEYGQQSRDPPVKMQGSITTPGSLALAQVQAQAQSQQPASLKAPQPGQPSTLVTTTTTTTTAAKTSTITRPTPSTFKKDMPPSINTTNIDTLLVATDQTERIVEPPETVQEKIAFIFNNLSQSNMTQKVEELKETVKEEFMPWVSQYLVMKRVSIEPNFHSLYSNFLDTLKNPEFVKMVLSETYRNIKVLLTSDKAAANFSDRSLLKNLGHWLGMITLAKNKPILYTDLELKSLLLEAYVKGQQELLYVVPFVAKVLESSLRSMVFRPQNPWTMAIMNVLAELHQEHDLKLNLKFEIEVLCKNLSLDINDLKPGNLLKDKEKLKNLEEQLSAPKKETKPPEEMLPVSTTGDFVPFAAPTSTPAATTTTCTTTGPPTPQFSYHDINVYSLAGLAPHININVNIPLLQAHPQLKQCVRQSVERAVQELVHPVVDRSIKIAMTTCEQIIRKDFALDSEESRMRVAAHHMMRNLTAGMAMITCREPLLMSIATNLKNSFAAALRAPTPQQREMMEEAAARIAQDNCELACCFIQKTAVEKAGPEMDKRLATEFELRKHARQEGRRYCDPVVLTYQAERMPEQIRLKVGGVDPKQLAVYEEFARNIPGFLPSNDLSQPTGFLAQPMKVNLSPVTIPKQNNQAWATDDVAQIYDKCIADLEQHLHAIPPALAMNPLTQGLRSLLEAVALARNSRDGIAALGLLQKAVEGLLDATSGADADLLLRYRECHLLVLKALQDGRAYGPQWCNKQITRCLIECRDEYKYNVEAVELLIRNHLVNMQQYDVHLAQSMENGLHYMAVAFAMQLVKLLLVDERSVSHVTEADLFQTIETLMRTCAHSRANAPEGLPQLMDVVRSNYEAMIDRAHGGPNFMMHSGISQASEYDDPPGLREKAEYLLREWVNLYHSAAAGRDSTKAFSAFVGQMHQQGILKTDDLITRFFRLCTEMCVEISYRAQAEQQHNPAASAAIIRAKCYHNLDAFVRLIALLVKHSGEATNTVTKINLLNKVLGIVVGVLIQDHDVRQTDFQQLPYHRIFIMLLLELNAPEHVLETINFQTLTAFCNTFHILRPTKAPGFVYAWLELISHRIFIARMLAHTPQQKGWPMYAQLLIDLFKYLAPFLRNVELIKPMQILYKGTLRVLLVLLHDFPEFLCDYHYGFCDVIPPNCIQLRNLILSAFPRNMRLPDPFTPNLKVDMLSEINIAPRILTNFTGVMPSQFKKDLDSYLKTRSPVTFLSELRSNLQVSNEPGNRYNIQLINALVLYVGTQAIAHIHNKGSTPSMSTITHSAHMDIFQNLAVDLDTEGRYLFLNAIANQLRYPNSHTHYFSCTMLYLFAEANTEAIQEQITRVLLERLIVNRPHPWGLLITFIELIKNPAFKFWSHDFVHCAPEIEKLFQSVAQCCMGQKQAQQVMEGTGAS